In the genome of Vicia villosa cultivar HV-30 ecotype Madison, WI linkage group LG7, Vvil1.0, whole genome shotgun sequence, one region contains:
- the LOC131616511 gene encoding cytochrome P450 78A3-like — MSTHIDNLWIFALASKCTQENIVYSLLIMALLWLTMNFFYWSHPGGPAWGKYYYSNNKNKNNLKSSPMFIPGPNGYPLIGSMNLMSSSLAHHRLASAAKTCKATRLMAFSLGDTRAIITCIPDVAKEILHSSVFADRPIKESAYSLMFNRAIGFAPYGVYWRTLRKISTNHLFSPMQIKSSGPQRTEIAAQMIDLFRNRGFGPVRDVLKKASLNSMMCSVFGQRFKIDEVNERMMELSGLVEQGYDLLGSLNWGDHLPFLKDFDVQKIRFNCSNLVPKVNRFVGSIISDHRADKNQTNKDFVHVLLSLQEPDKLSDSDMIAVLWEMIFRGTDTVAVLIEWILARMVLHPDVQRKVQAELDAVASGGACGVTEEDMAETVYLQAVIKEVLRLHPPGPLLSWARLAITDTTIDGYHVPAGTTAMVNMWAIARDPEVWRDPLEFKPERFMNGEGAEFSVLGSDLRLAPFGSGRRSCPGKSLGLATVTYWVAKLLHEFEWKPLDGLDEVNGVDLTEVLRLSCEMANPLDVKMVPRRLVKLN, encoded by the exons ATGTCTACCCACATTGATAACCTCTGGATATTCGCTTTAGCTTCCAAATGCACACAAGAAAACATTGTTTACTCTCTTTTGATCATGGCTTTACTCTGGCTAACCATGAATTTCTTTTACTGGTCTCACCCTGGTGGTCCTGCTTGGGGCAAGTACTATTAttccaacaacaaaaacaaaaacaaccttAAATCCTCTCCTATGTTCATTCCTGGTCCTAACGGTTACCCTCTAATTGGAAGCATGAACCTTATGTCTTCTTCACTCGCTCACCACCGTCTCGCTTCCGCCGCAAAAACATGCAAAGCAACTAGACTCATGGCTTTCAGTCTCGGCGACACACGTGCCATAATCACGTGTATCCCTGATGTAGCCAAAGAGATTCTCCATAGCTCCGTTTTCGCTGATCGTCCTATCAAAGAATCAGCTTACTCTCTCATGTTCAATAGAGCCATAGGTTTCGCACCCTACGGTGTTTACTGGCGAACCCTTCGAAAAATCTCAACCAACCATCTTTTCTCACCCATGCAAATCAAATCATCTGGACCGCAACGCACTGAAATTGCGGCTCAGATGATTGATTTGTTCAGGAACCGCGGGTTTGGTCCGGTTCGTGATGTTTTGAAGAAAGCATCGCTTAATAGCATGATGTGCTCTGTTTTCGGACAGAGGTTTAAGATTGATGAAGTGAATGAGAGAATGATGGAACTCAGTGGGTTGGTTGAACAAGGTTATGATTTGTTGGGTTCTCTTAATTGGGGTGATCATCTTCcttttttgaaagattttgatgtTCAGAAAATCCGGTTCAATTGTTCTAATTTAGTACCCAAAGTGAACCGGTTCGTTGGTTCAATAATCTCCGACCACCGAGCCGACAAAAACCAAACCAACAAGGATTTCGTTCATGTTCTGCTCTCTCTTCAAGAACCAGATAAATTGTCTGACTCCGACATGATCGCTGTTCTCTGG GAAATGATATTTAGAGGGACCGACACGGTTGCGGTTTTGATAGAGTGGATATTAGCGAGGATGGTGCTTCATCCTGACGTGCAGAGGAAGGTACAGGCTGAGCTTGACGCGGTGGCGAGTGGAGGTGCATGTGGTGTTACGGAGGAGGACATGGCGGAGACGGTGTATTTGCAGGCGGTTATAAAGGAGGTTTTAAGGTTGCATCCACCAGGCCCACTACTATCGTGGGCCCGACTGGCCATCACCGATACGACAATTGATGGGTATCACGTGCCAGCGGGGACGACAGCTATGGTAAACATGTGGGCCATAGCTAGGGACCCGGAAGTATGGAGGGACCCACTTGAATTTAAGCCCGAGAGGTTTATGAATGGAGAAGGTGCTGAGTTTTCGGTTCTCGGGTCGGATCTAAGGTTGGCTCCGTTTGGGTCGGGTAGGAGAAGTTGCCCCGGGAAGAGTCTGGGTTTGGCAACTGTGACTTATTGGGTGGCTAAGCTTTTGCATGAGTTTGAATGGAAGccgttggatggattggatgaagTGAACGGTGTGGATTTAACGGAGGTGCTTAGGCTTTCTTGTGAAATGGCGAATCCTCTTGATGTGAAAATGGTCCCAAGGCGTTTAgttaagttaaattaa